The segment GGATCGAGGCGTAAAGCGATTCGAGCCGGGCCGGAGTGTCCGCGCGGGCGCGACCCGTCTCCGGCTGGATCATCCAATCGATCTGGCCCGCGATGGCGACGCGTCGCCGGTGTTTACGTTCAGAACGATGCCAGAGTAGCGCGGCGTTGTGGGCGACCCGGTAGACGAAGGTCGCGGACGAACTGGCGCCGGCAAACGCCGGTGCGGCGCGCCACAACGCGAGCATGATCTCTTGCATGAGATCGTCGCAATCGCGGCCGGTGGCAAAGGCCCGCACCACACGGTGGAGGATCGCGATGTGCTGGCGCATCCAGTCCGCGAAACGGGTGGCTTGGGTGTCGTGATGCATGAGCGAGTGACATGATGTTAGATACTCGCTCTGCGATTTCCTTACACGACTTTACCCCGTCACGAGTCCTCGCGCGGTCCTCACGGTCCGCGCACCGCAGGCTGGAAAGCCGCGGGCGTCACCCGCGACGCGCGGCTTCGATTTTCGCGATGTCGATCTTGCCCATCTCCATCATCGCGTCAAAGGCGCGTTTGGCCTCGGCGCCGCCGGCGTTGAAGGCGTCGGTCAGCGCGCGCGGCGTGATCTGCCAGGAGAGGCCCCAGCGATCCTTGCACCAACCGCAGGCGCTTTCCTGGCCGCCGTTGCCGACGATGGCGTTCCAATAGCGGTCGGTTTCCTCCTGCGTGTCGGTCGCGACCTGGAAGGAAAACGCCTCGCTATGCGAAAACGCCGGCCCGCCGTTGAGCCCGAGACAGGGAATGCCGAGCACGGTGAATTCGACCGTGAGGACGTCGCCCTCCTTGCCCGACGGGTAGTCGCACGGCGCGTGGTGCACCGCAGTCACCGCGGTGTCCGGGAAGGTCGCCGCGTAAAAATTCGCGGCGTCGAGCGCGTCCTTGTTATACCAAAGGCAGATGGTGTTTTTCGGGACGGATTTCAGCTCTTTCGTCGAGCCCGGGGATGACGCGGTATTTTGCATGGGAGGGAGGTGTGAGTGGAGGGAACAGCCGAGAACACTGTCTTGACGGACGAATGGAACGCGGGCGGACAGGGTGCGCAAAATTACGCCGCGTTTTTCGCAGGATGCCGCCAGGTGCCCCGGCGACGCCTGGCCAATCGGCTGTAGCGGAAGCCGTAAGGCTTTCGGCGAAACGCTCGCGCGTTCCGCACCATCGGGCAGGGCGGACAGGAATGCCGCAACGCGGTCAGGGCGGCGGGAGGCCGAGGCTGGTCTGCAGGATGGAAACGAGATCGGCGGCGTGTCCGTGTCCTCGGGCGTGAACTGACCCGATCTACTGGCTGGGTGGGACTACGATCAGATCGGTTATGTCGATGCCGTCTTGGAGCAGTTGTGCTCGATTGCGCTGCGCCGGTGCGAGGACGCCGTGTGAACTGCTGCCCGGCCAAAACTGCAGTTCGTCGATGCCATCGGTCCTAATTACCTGGGCGTTGCTCTGAAACAGGTCTCCGCCCGTGACGGCGATTGTAGTCGCTGAACCGATGAGCAGGACGACCTCGGCTGACCCGGAACCTTGCAGGTCGGCCACATACACCGGGCCGGTGAAGCTGGTGCCCATCGCCTGTATCCCGACTGTGCCTTGTTCCGCTGAGTATACGACGTTCGCCGTACGTACACCGCCGAACTTTCCGTCCGAACTGGCGATGGCAATTGAGCGGAGATCGACATATCCATCGTAGCTGACGTCGTCTCGGAACAGCGTTGGGTTCGAAGCGGTGATTCGCCCAACGCTGAACGCGCCGACGTTGGTCGTTTCGTCCGCCCCGACCAGAACCAGGGAGGCGTGCCCCTTCACATATTCGACATCCTGGTTGTACTTCACCGGCCGGGCCGGCCCAGTCGGAGTTTCGAGGGTAATCGTCAGGGAGCCGGCGCCCGAGAACTCAACCTGCACGATGTCATCCGTCAGATCGAGATAGGACAAACGCGTTATCTGTCCAGGATCAGCCGTGATCGTTGCCGCCTCGCCTGCCAGCAGCACCTGGTCGTAAACATTGCCGTTCGAATGCGGGATATCGTGGCCTACCTCGGTGGCTGCCCCGACCACTTTTGCAGCCGTATCGACTCCCACGACCGCGGGATTACTTTCGGTGGATGCGACAGAATTCGACAGTACGACCGTGTACACGCCCGCCAGGGCGGGCTGCATATCGGCAAGCGTAAGCGAGGCGGCGACCTGGCCTGGCAGGTCGACCCCGTTTCTCCGCCACTGGAACGAGGGGACTGGCGTGCCGTCCCCCTGCGCACTCAGGGTAACGCTCCCGCCGACTGGGATCGCCGCCCCCTGTGGCTGTCGAGTGAACCTGGGTCGGGCCTGCACGTTGAGTCGTAGATCCCGTGGGGAGGACTGCCCTGCTACGTTGACCGCCCGGAACACCAGCAGCGTCTCGGGCGCACCAGCGAGCGCCGTTCCGGAGATTACGCCGGAATCCGGGTGCCATGCCGCCCAGGAAGGTAGCGTACCCGATACCAGTTCGATCGTCGGTGCGGGGCAGCCGGTCGCCGTCAGTTGAAGGGAAGTTTCCACGCCGGCGACGAATACGGCAGTGGTGGGCGAGGTGAGCGAAGGGCGGCTGGGAGCAGCGAATCTCGCCAGTCCGCGCTGGTCGGTGATCTTGTCGTGAAAACGGCTCCCGGACGCGAGTATCCTGCCATCCTGGAGCAGCGCCATGCTGGTGAACCCAGGATCCTCCAGATCCAGCACTCGAAAACTTGAGTCAAGCGAGCCAGCGCTGGAAAACCGTGCGATTCCGGTCGTGCTCGTATTCCACCCACCAATATTGTAGGCGCGACCTGCGATTATGCTGCCATCGCTCTGAAGACACAGCGCACCGATACCGCCGATGCGCGACGCAGGGATTCGTGCGAAACTGCCGTCCACCTTCC is part of the Opitutus terrae PB90-1 genome and harbors:
- a CDS encoding RNA polymerase sigma factor, coding for MHHDTQATRFADWMRQHIAILHRVVRAFATGRDCDDLMQEIMLALWRAAPAFAGASSSATFVYRVAHNAALLWHRSERKHRRRVAIAGQIDWMIQPETGRARADTPARLESLYASIRSLAPIDRSLILLSLDGLGYREIAEIHGLSESNVGTRLTRLRKRLADIMTSGEQP
- a CDS encoding VOC family protein, which gives rise to MQNTASSPGSTKELKSVPKNTICLWYNKDALDAANFYAATFPDTAVTAVHHAPCDYPSGKEGDVLTVEFTVLGIPCLGLNGGPAFSHSEAFSFQVATDTQEETDRYWNAIVGNGGQESACGWCKDRWGLSWQITPRALTDAFNAGGAEAKRAFDAMMEMGKIDIAKIEAARRG